One Coffea arabica cultivar ET-39 chromosome 5c, Coffea Arabica ET-39 HiFi, whole genome shotgun sequence DNA window includes the following coding sequences:
- the LOC140007588 gene encoding uncharacterized protein, whose amino-acid sequence MKEAIRIVLEFIYDPEFPDTSHFRSGRGCHSVLRRIKEEWGTSRWFLEFDIRKCFHTIDRHRLIPIFKEEIDDPKFFYSIQKVFSAGRLVGGEKGPYSVPHSVLLSALPGNIYLHKLDQEIGRIRQKYEIPIVQRIRSVLLRTGRIDDQENSGEEASFNVPQDNRAIIVGRVKSIQRKAAFHSLVSSWHTPPTSTPRLRGDQKTPFVFPPSSALAAFLNKPSSLLCAAFLVEAAGLTPKAEFYGRERCNNNWAMRDFFKYWKRKGLLIELGGEAIIVIRSERGLARKLAPLKTHYLIRICYARYADDLLLGIVGAVELLIEIQKRIAHFLQSGLNLWVDSAGSTTRAARSTVEFLGTVIREVPPRTTPIQFLRELEKRLRVKHRIHITACHLRSAMHSKFRNLGNSIPIKQLTKGMSGTGSLLDAVQLAETLGTAGVISPQVSVLWGTVKHIRQGSRGIPLLHSSGRSKVPSDVQQAVSRSGTHARKLSLYTPAGRKAAEEGGGHWARSISSEFPIQIEAPIKKILRRLRDRGLISRRRPWPIHVACLTNVSDGDIVNWSAGIAISPLSYYRCRDNLYQVRTIVDHQIRWSAIFTPAHKHKSSARNIIPKYSKDSNIVNQEGGKSLAEFPNSIELGKLGSGQDPNNKEHSTTSLV is encoded by the coding sequence ATGAAAGAGGCGATCAGAATAGTACTCGAATTCATTTACGATCCCGAGTTTCCAGACACATCGCACTTCCGCTCGGGTCGAGGCTGCCACTCGGTCCTAAGACGGATCAAAGAAGAGTGGGGAACCTCTCGCTGGTTTTTGGAATTCGACATCAGGAAGTGTTTTCACACCATCGACCGACATCGACTCATCCCAATCTTTAAGGAAGAGATCGACGATCCCAAGTTCTTTTACTCCATTCAGAAAGTCTTTTCCGCCGGACGACTCGTAGGAGGTGAGAAGGGCCCTTACTCCGTCCCACACAGTGTATTACTATCGGCCCTACCAGGAAACATCTACCTACACAAGCTCGATCAGGAGATAGGGAGGATCCGACAGAAGTACGAAATTCCAATTGTTCAGAGAATCAGATCGGTTCTATTAAGGACAGGTCGTATTGATGACCAAGAAAACTCTGGAGAAGAAGCAAGCTTCAACGTTCCCCAAGACAACAGAGCCATCATTGTGGGGAGGGTAAAGAGCATCCAACGCAAAGCGGCCTTTCATTCCCTTGTTTCGTCGTGGCACACCCCCCCCACAAGCACCCCCCGGCTCAGGGGGGACCAGAAAACGCCTTTCGTTTTCCCCCCTTCGTCGGCCCTTGCCGCCTTCCTTAACAAGCCCTCGAGCCTCCTTTGCGCCGCCTTCCTCGTAGAAGCCGCCGGGTTGACCCCGAAGGCCGAATTCTATGGTAGAGAACGCTGTAATAATAATTGGGCCATGAGAGACTTTTTTAAgtattggaaaagaaaaggccTGCTGATAGAGCTGGGCGGGGAGGCGATAATAGTTATCAGGTCAGAGAGAGGCCTGGCCCGTAAGCTGGCCCCCTTAAAAACCCATTACTTAATAAGGATTTGTTACGCGCGATATGCCGACGACTTACTACTGGGAATCGTGGGTGCCGTAGAGCTTCTCATAGAAATACAAAAACGTATCGCCCACTTCCTACAATCCGGCCTGAACCTTTGGGTAGACTCTGCAGGATCAACAACAAGAGCTGCACGGAGTACGGTAGAATTCCTCGGTACGGTCATTCGGGAAGTCCCTCCGAGGACGACTCCCATACAATTCTTGCGAGAGCTGGAGAAGCGTCTACGGGTAAAGCACCGTATCCATATAACTGCTTGCCACCTACGCTCCGCCATGCATTCCAAGTTTAGGAACCTAGGGAATAGTATCCCGATCAAACAGCTGACGAAGGGGATGAGCGGAACAGGGAGTCTACTGGACGCGGTTCAACTGGCGGAGACTCTTGGAACAGCTGGAGTAATAAGTCCCCAAGTGAGCGTATTATGGGGGACCGTCAAGCACATCCGGCAAGGATCAAGGGGGATCCCGTTGTTGCATAGCTCAGGTCGGAGCAAGGTGCCATCGGACGTTCAACAAGCAGTCTCACGATCGGGCACTCATGCCCGGAAGTTGTCATTGTATACTCCCGCAGGTCGGAAGGCGGCGGAGGAAGGAGGGGGACACTGGGCGAGATCTATCAGCAGCGAATTCCCCATACAAATAGAGGCGCCTATCAAAAAGATACTCCGAAGGCTTCGAGATCGAGGTCTCATTAGCCGAAGAAGACCCTGGCCAATCCACGTGGCCTGCTTGACGAACGTCAGCGACGGAGACATCGTAAATTGGTCTGCGGGCATCGCGATAAGTCCTCTCTCCTACTACAGGTGCCGCGACAACCTTTACCAAGTCCGAACGATTGTCGACCACCAGATCCGCTGGTCTGCAATATTCACCCCGGCCCACAAGCACAAATCCTCGGCGCGGAATATAATCCCAAAGTACTCCAAAGACTCAAATATAGTCAATCAAGAAGGCGGTAAAAGCCTTGCAGAATTCCCCAACAGCATAGAGCTTGGGAAGCTCGGATCCGGTCAAGATCCGAACAACAAGGAGCACTCAACTACTAGTCTAGTCTAG
- the LOC140007590 gene encoding LOW QUALITY PROTEIN: uncharacterized protein (The sequence of the model RefSeq protein was modified relative to this genomic sequence to represent the inferred CDS: inserted 5 bases in 3 codons), with product MSSGTVNFPAILVTVTCNPRRCVRTPLSGQEKKDFSEQPPRFQTQESTFPYEHSIGRLRVRRGSLLCLHTRLPFSESSAGPPTTSLRLEGFIAXKRPGRRLPKREAQRMSDAKPRTSLRSYWHTLPKKKEQTPLKTRVRYNKAISVHRPSHGAVRGRYRSYSSQPAXTVSLPLQGMEVWMNRHQIENVFVDSKNSRVDQDENESGNPGHTHTGAXLLWGGVFYRERGESRVASRLTDFSESEEDLSSDDPEQEGAALDVRSTAKERRKGP from the exons ATGTCGTCGGGTACTGTTAACTTCCCCGCCATTCTTGTAACTGTCACCTGTAATCCGCGCAGGTGTGTCCGCACCCCCTTGAGTGGACAAGAAAAAAAGGATTTCTCGGAGCAACCCCCCAGGTTCCAGACCCAGGAGTCAACTTTCCCGTATGAGCATTCG ATAGGTCGTCTGAGGGTTCGCCGCGGTTCATTGCTGTGCTTACACACTAGGCTACCCTTTTCCGAAAGCTCCGCGGGACCACCTACCACTAGTCTTCGGCTGGAGGGGTTTATTG CAAAAAGGCCGGGACGCAGGCTCCCGAAGAGGGAAGCCCAACGAATGTCAGATGCAAAGCCCCGCACCTCATTAAGATCATATTGGCATactctcccaaaaaaaaaagagcagacCCCATTGAAGACGAGAGTGAGGTACAACAAGGCCATTTCTGTCCATCGCCCTTCTCACGGAGCCGTACGTGGACGTTACCGCTCATACAGCTCCCAGCCAGC AACAGTTAGCCTTCCTCTACAAGGAATGGAAGTGTGGATGAATCGACATCAAATAGag AATGTTTTTGTAGATTCAAAAAATTCCAGGGTGGATCAGGACGAGAATGAATCCGGGAATCCAGGACATACTCATACTGGGGC TCTCCTCTGGGGAGGGGTTTTTTATAGAGAGAGAGGTGAGTCGAGGGTAGCCTCCCGCTTGACCGATTTCTCGGAGTCGGAGGAAGATCTCTCATCTGATGACCCTGAACAAGAAGGAGCTGCTCTCGATGTGAGATcaacagcaaaagaaagaagaaaagggcCATGA